The Micromonospora sp. M71_S20 genome has a window encoding:
- a CDS encoding FAD-binding oxidoreductase, translated as MTVYDTAVVGGGLLGCATAWHLARAGNRVLLVEKDQVNRHASGQNAGSLHFQLEFRMVEHGDDAARAAARALPLHLDAVRAWATIEDELGERCGVSRTGGLMLAETPAEIAVLDRKAALEREYGLDVAVLSGPELRRFAPYLADTVLAAGHVPGEGKANPRLVTPALARAAGRHGAVLRTGCRVTGLHRRGRHWELRTGAGPGDTAGETHLADTVVLAGGVWTAELAAMADVRLPVFPVGLTMSATARSRPFLPHLIQHVGRRLSMKQTEDGNVLIGGGWPAKLVSRAGRVDLETNPELRYESLVGNADAARVVPAVFDLPVIRTWTGMTTLTPDHLPLLGAVPRRPGLYVATGGSAFTLGLTYARLLAAMVVTGEPDRSIEDYSPSRFGALNFV; from the coding sequence GTGACCGTGTACGACACGGCGGTCGTCGGCGGCGGCCTGCTCGGCTGCGCGACCGCCTGGCACCTGGCCCGCGCCGGCAATCGGGTCCTGCTCGTCGAGAAGGACCAGGTCAACCGGCACGCCTCCGGGCAGAACGCGGGCAGCCTGCACTTCCAGCTGGAGTTCCGGATGGTCGAGCACGGCGACGACGCGGCCCGGGCGGCGGCCCGCGCGCTGCCGCTGCACCTGGACGCCGTGCGGGCCTGGGCGACCATCGAGGACGAGCTCGGCGAGCGCTGCGGAGTGTCCCGCACCGGCGGGCTGATGCTCGCCGAGACCCCGGCGGAGATCGCCGTGCTGGATCGCAAGGCGGCCCTGGAACGCGAGTACGGGCTCGACGTCGCCGTGCTCTCCGGCCCGGAGCTGCGCCGGTTCGCGCCGTACCTGGCGGACACCGTGCTCGCCGCCGGTCACGTGCCCGGCGAAGGAAAGGCCAACCCCCGGCTGGTCACCCCGGCGCTGGCCCGGGCCGCCGGCCGCCACGGTGCCGTGCTGCGCACCGGCTGCCGGGTCACCGGGCTGCACCGGCGCGGCCGGCACTGGGAACTGCGCACCGGGGCCGGCCCGGGGGACACCGCCGGGGAGACCCACCTGGCCGACACGGTCGTGCTCGCCGGGGGCGTCTGGACCGCCGAGCTGGCCGCGATGGCCGACGTCCGGTTGCCGGTCTTCCCGGTCGGGCTGACGATGAGCGCCACCGCCCGCAGCCGGCCGTTCCTGCCGCACCTGATCCAGCACGTCGGCCGGCGGCTGTCGATGAAGCAGACCGAGGACGGCAACGTGCTGATCGGTGGCGGATGGCCGGCCAAGCTGGTCAGCCGCGCCGGGCGGGTCGACCTGGAGACCAACCCGGAGCTGCGGTACGAGTCGCTGGTGGGCAACGCCGACGCCGCCCGGGTGGTGCCGGCGGTGTTCGACCTGCCGGTGATCCGGACGTGGACGGGCATGACCACGCTCACCCCGGACCATCTGCCGCTGCTCGGCGCGGTGCCGCGCCGGCCGGGACTGTACGTCGCCACCGGCGGCTCGGCCTTCACCCTCGGTCTCACCTACGCCCGGCTGCTCGCCGCCATGGTCGTCACCGGCGAGCCCGACCGGTCGATCGAGGACTACTCACCCTCCCGCTTCGGAGCGCTGAACTTTGTCTGA
- a CDS encoding amidohydrolase family protein produces the protein MHIPTEQVLVNLALYDGVRDDVQRDSGVWIGADGTIRAVGPVDDVLAEAGGARVVDLHGDHVMPGLTNMHVHLSLGLPGHFGDEVHRSNLAELVLLMADSARRTLHSGVTTARLVGESRYADFALRKGIERGAVDGPRIFTAGHALCCTGGHGWEADALEADGADGFRRLTRQQIRAGADLIKVCISGGIAGEFESIDTPQLLDDELAAVIRVAHDWGRKVTAHAGPADSVRRAVELGLDCVEHGYELTDEVTRLMADRGVWYVPTIVVSRCEQFFRDSGVPGWLMDRALAAGPRHWESLQHAIRNGVPIALGSDMPPHAGYDETTATVRELEFMVDAGMPVADALRSATIRPAQWLGQADALGSVEVGKHADLLVLRDDPTRSVSALRTLHAVLKGGVAYRDDHGRLGVAR, from the coding sequence ATGCACATCCCCACCGAACAGGTCCTGGTCAACCTCGCGCTCTACGACGGCGTACGGGACGACGTCCAGCGCGACAGCGGCGTCTGGATCGGCGCCGACGGCACGATCCGCGCGGTCGGGCCGGTCGACGACGTCCTCGCCGAGGCCGGCGGCGCCCGGGTGGTCGACCTGCACGGCGACCACGTCATGCCCGGCCTGACCAACATGCACGTGCACCTCTCGCTCGGGCTGCCCGGCCACTTCGGCGACGAGGTGCACCGGTCGAACCTCGCCGAGCTGGTGCTGCTGATGGCCGACTCGGCGCGGCGCACCCTGCACTCCGGGGTCACCACCGCCCGGCTCGTCGGCGAGAGCCGGTACGCCGACTTCGCCCTGCGCAAGGGCATCGAGCGCGGCGCGGTCGACGGCCCGCGGATCTTCACCGCCGGGCACGCCCTCTGCTGCACCGGGGGGCACGGCTGGGAGGCCGACGCTCTGGAGGCCGACGGGGCGGACGGGTTCCGCCGGCTCACCCGGCAGCAGATCCGGGCCGGCGCCGACCTGATCAAGGTGTGCATCTCCGGCGGCATCGCCGGCGAGTTCGAGTCGATCGACACCCCTCAGCTGCTCGACGACGAGCTGGCGGCGGTGATCCGGGTGGCGCACGACTGGGGACGCAAGGTCACCGCGCACGCCGGCCCGGCCGACTCGGTGCGCCGCGCCGTGGAACTGGGGCTGGACTGCGTCGAGCACGGCTACGAGCTGACCGACGAGGTGACCCGGCTGATGGCCGACCGGGGTGTCTGGTACGTCCCGACCATCGTGGTCAGCCGCTGCGAGCAGTTCTTCCGCGACTCCGGCGTGCCGGGCTGGCTGATGGACCGCGCCCTGGCCGCCGGGCCCCGGCACTGGGAGAGCCTCCAGCACGCCATCCGCAACGGGGTGCCGATCGCGCTGGGCAGCGACATGCCGCCGCACGCCGGCTACGACGAGACGACCGCGACCGTGCGGGAGCTGGAGTTCATGGTGGACGCCGGGATGCCCGTCGCCGACGCGCTGAGGTCCGCCACCATCCGCCCCGCGCAGTGGCTCGGCCAGGCCGACGCGCTCGGCAGCGTCGAGGTCGGCAAGCACGCCGACCTGCTGGTCCTGCGCGACGATCCCACCCGCTCGGTGTCCGCGCTGCGCACCCTGCACGCGGTGCTCAAGGGTGGCGTCGCCTACCGCGACGACCACGGCCGCCTCGGCGTCGCCCGATGA
- a CDS encoding (2Fe-2S)-binding protein, giving the protein MHRPAPVTIEVDGRPVSAHPGESLATALLAAGQRAVGTTRGGARRGPYCNMGVCFECVVTVDDVPCQRSCLIRVRADMRVRTAVPR; this is encoded by the coding sequence ATGCACCGGCCCGCGCCGGTCACCATCGAGGTGGACGGGCGGCCGGTGTCCGCCCACCCGGGCGAGTCGCTGGCCACCGCGCTGCTCGCCGCCGGGCAGCGGGCCGTCGGCACCACGCGCGGCGGCGCCCGCCGGGGGCCCTACTGCAACATGGGCGTCTGCTTCGAGTGCGTCGTCACCGTGGATGACGTGCCCTGCCAGCGGTCCTGCCTGATCCGGGTGCGGGCCGACATGCGGGTCCGCACGGCGGTGCCCCGGTGA
- a CDS encoding ABC transporter ATP-binding protein, with the protein MNEPVGSGNLLEISDVEVEYRARGRGPVRAVAGVSLEVAPGQIVGLVGESGCGKSSLARVAVGLAAPSAGTIRFAGRPVTPLGWRRRPVPQVGLQMVFQNPYASLNPRRTIGAQLLDGVPDTVTGAARRARVADLLDRVGMPAGAAERYPHQFSGGQRQRLAIARALAPKPRMIIADEPVTALDASSQAQVVNLLVGLVRDLDMGMLFISHDLSLVHEIADVTAVMYLGRIVETAPTRQLWRSPRHPYSRALIDAVPQIGPHPQLPRTLAGEVPDPAHAPTGCRFRPRCPHAFAPCGQQPPTLDLGGRSAACWLNDPTVAPTTVPAA; encoded by the coding sequence ATGAACGAACCGGTCGGCTCGGGCAACCTGCTCGAGATCAGCGACGTCGAGGTGGAGTACAGGGCGCGCGGCCGGGGGCCGGTGCGGGCGGTGGCCGGGGTGAGCCTCGAGGTGGCGCCCGGCCAGATCGTCGGCCTGGTCGGCGAGTCCGGCTGCGGCAAGTCGTCGCTGGCCCGGGTGGCGGTCGGGCTGGCCGCGCCGAGCGCCGGGACGATCCGCTTCGCCGGCCGCCCGGTCACCCCGCTCGGCTGGCGCCGCCGGCCCGTGCCACAGGTCGGGCTCCAGATGGTCTTCCAGAACCCGTACGCGTCACTGAACCCCCGGCGCACCATCGGCGCCCAGCTCCTCGACGGGGTGCCGGACACGGTGACCGGCGCCGCCCGCCGGGCGCGGGTCGCCGACCTGCTGGACCGGGTCGGCATGCCGGCCGGGGCCGCGGAGCGGTACCCGCACCAGTTCTCCGGCGGCCAGCGGCAGCGGCTCGCCATCGCGCGGGCGCTCGCGCCAAAACCCCGGATGATCATCGCGGACGAGCCGGTCACCGCGCTGGACGCCTCGTCCCAGGCGCAGGTGGTCAACCTGCTCGTCGGGCTGGTCCGGGACCTGGACATGGGCATGCTGTTCATCTCGCACGACCTGTCCCTGGTGCACGAGATCGCCGACGTCACGGCGGTGATGTACCTGGGCCGGATCGTGGAGACCGCACCCACCCGTCAGCTGTGGCGCTCGCCCCGGCACCCGTACAGCCGGGCGTTGATCGACGCGGTGCCGCAGATCGGCCCGCACCCGCAGCTGCCCAGGACGCTCGCCGGCGAGGTGCCCGACCCGGCGCACGCGCCGACCGGGTGCCGGTTCCGGCCGCGCTGCCCGCACGCCTTCGCGCCGTGCGGGCAACAGCCGCCCACGCTCGACCTCGGCGGCCGCAGCGCCGCCTGCTGGCTCAACGACCCCACGGTGGCGCCGACCACCGTGCCCGCCGCGTAG
- a CDS encoding helix-turn-helix domain-containing protein has protein sequence MLGDQLRDLRQQHSLTLRQLAAAADVSPALLSQIENGATDPSLATLRKLAKVFDTSIAALFSEPDAPLVHISRPGSRSRLAAPPGQIAYDRLTPGRGDLEVLEAELAPGDASSTEPWAHPSTECAIAVTGEVVAEIGGEKYVLKTGEAITFDSRLPHLYRNASDQRARLIIAVTPPTP, from the coding sequence ATGCTCGGTGACCAGCTCCGCGACCTGCGCCAGCAGCACTCCCTCACGCTGCGCCAGCTCGCGGCCGCGGCCGACGTGTCGCCCGCCCTGCTCAGCCAGATCGAGAACGGCGCCACGGACCCCAGCCTGGCCACCCTGCGTAAGCTCGCCAAGGTCTTCGACACCTCCATAGCGGCGCTGTTCTCCGAGCCGGACGCCCCGCTGGTGCACATCAGCCGGCCCGGCTCGCGGTCCCGGCTCGCCGCGCCTCCCGGGCAGATCGCCTACGACCGCCTCACGCCGGGGCGGGGCGACCTGGAGGTGCTCGAAGCCGAGCTGGCGCCCGGCGACGCCAGCTCCACCGAGCCGTGGGCGCACCCCTCCACCGAGTGCGCGATCGCCGTCACCGGTGAGGTCGTCGCCGAGATCGGCGGCGAGAAGTACGTGCTGAAGACCGGCGAGGCGATCACCTTCGACTCCCGGCTGCCCCACCTCTACCGCAACGCCAGCGACCAGCGGGCCCGGCTCATCATCGCGGTCACCCCGCCGACCCCCTGA
- a CDS encoding ABC transporter substrate-binding protein, protein MSVSPRRLRVGAIALAALAIASSTACSAGGSGGSGDGGSAKTLTVNTSFVLKTLDPGRIYEATGLTAVHSLYDTLLTFEGSDVSKPVPALAESYEASPDAKTFTFKLREGVKFSDGTALTADDVVFSLNRLKNVKASPAVMVSGLTFAKTDERTVVVTSATADPNIPVVLAMPSTGVVNSKVAKEHGATDAADAAKNDTAQQYLDTNSVGSGPYVLKSYDPSAQVVLEANPNYWGDKPEFSRVVLRNMDVQTQKLTMQRAGGSEIALDISGKLLEGLPGSLKTSAMQDTVYFLFLNADPAVSPVTSNAKFNQALRAAIDYEGIAGLYGKGAAPGAGLVAPAYPGALPAEEQSKRDVAKAKALLTEAGLTNPTVKFNYPAITYKGVDLGTVATKVQGDAAEAGIKLELTPQPLTTFLDEMRTGKMALGFTPQSLNYPVADSLINNMSPGQATALRSGWTVERADPAVVTAGKKVTETLDLAARAAAMQQWQRAMNAASPYVVLASNSSTVVASGDLTGTDYTAAGWQVDLAAVGRG, encoded by the coding sequence ATGTCGGTGTCCCCTCGCCGGCTCCGCGTCGGAGCGATCGCTCTGGCGGCGCTGGCCATAGCCTCCAGCACCGCGTGCAGCGCGGGCGGCAGCGGAGGAAGTGGAGACGGCGGTTCGGCCAAGACCCTCACCGTCAACACCTCGTTCGTCCTCAAGACCCTCGACCCCGGCCGGATCTACGAGGCGACCGGCCTCACCGCCGTGCACTCGCTCTACGACACCCTGCTGACCTTCGAGGGCTCGGACGTGAGCAAGCCGGTCCCGGCGCTGGCCGAGTCGTACGAGGCGTCGCCCGACGCCAAGACCTTCACCTTCAAGCTGCGCGAGGGCGTGAAGTTCTCCGACGGCACCGCGCTGACCGCCGACGACGTCGTCTTCTCCCTCAACCGGCTGAAGAACGTCAAGGCCAGCCCGGCCGTCATGGTCAGCGGCCTCACGTTCGCCAAGACCGACGAGCGGACCGTGGTGGTCACCTCGGCGACCGCCGACCCGAACATCCCCGTGGTGCTCGCGATGCCCTCCACGGGCGTCGTGAACTCCAAGGTCGCCAAGGAGCACGGCGCGACGGACGCCGCCGACGCCGCCAAGAACGACACCGCGCAGCAGTACCTCGACACGAACTCCGTCGGCAGCGGCCCGTACGTGCTCAAGTCGTACGACCCGTCGGCGCAGGTGGTGCTGGAGGCCAACCCCAACTACTGGGGCGACAAGCCCGAGTTCAGCCGCGTCGTGCTGCGCAACATGGACGTGCAGACCCAGAAGCTGACCATGCAGCGGGCCGGCGGCTCCGAGATCGCGCTGGACATCTCCGGCAAGCTGCTGGAGGGGCTGCCGGGCAGCCTGAAGACCTCCGCCATGCAGGACACCGTCTACTTCCTCTTCCTCAACGCCGACCCGGCCGTGTCGCCGGTGACCTCGAACGCGAAGTTCAACCAGGCGCTGCGGGCCGCCATCGACTACGAGGGCATCGCCGGGCTGTACGGCAAGGGCGCCGCCCCCGGCGCCGGCCTGGTGGCCCCGGCCTACCCGGGCGCGCTGCCCGCCGAGGAGCAGTCGAAGCGTGACGTGGCGAAGGCCAAGGCGTTGCTCACCGAGGCGGGGCTGACCAACCCCACGGTCAAGTTCAACTACCCGGCCATCACCTACAAGGGGGTCGACCTGGGCACGGTCGCGACGAAGGTGCAGGGCGACGCCGCCGAGGCCGGCATCAAGCTGGAGCTGACCCCGCAGCCGCTGACCACCTTCCTCGACGAGATGCGTACGGGCAAGATGGCCCTCGGATTCACCCCGCAGAGCCTGAACTACCCGGTCGCCGACTCGCTGATCAACAACATGTCCCCCGGCCAGGCCACCGCGCTGCGCTCGGGCTGGACGGTGGAGCGGGCCGACCCGGCCGTCGTGACCGCCGGCAAGAAGGTCACCGAGACCCTCGACCTGGCCGCCCGGGCCGCCGCCATGCAGCAGTGGCAGCGGGCGATGAACGCCGCCTCGCCGTACGTCGTCCTGGCCAGCAACTCCTCCACCGTGGTGGCGAGCGGCGACCTGACCGGCACGGACTACACCGCCGCCGGTTGGCAGGTCGACCTCGCCGCGGTGGGCCGGGGGTAG
- a CDS encoding ABC transporter permease, producing the protein MTTTVDDAEPGAVTTTVSRPRPHRALLFFLLKRVAITAGLLLGVTIVTFGLVTVVPGDPVTANLSDQALNDPATVAAFREKWGLDQPLYVQYLQYLGNLFQGDLGISQQTGRTVADDLLQYVPATMELAIPTMVLALLIGTGIGMLAAVRNGRVTDQLIRVGALLGLSTPPFWLSLVVLYVFFYQLGLAPSGGRLSTDFSPPPTVTGMYTVDAALAGQWDVAWDAAQHLVLPVLVLTSLTVAMLVRFVRSSMLEVLQQDYIRAAYAKGLPARVVFRRHLLRAGLVPVITVSGLAFASLLSGTVLVENIFGWPGLGQYAYRSATALDLPAILGVSLFVALVYTLVNLTVDLLYGLIDPRIRLS; encoded by the coding sequence ATGACGACGACAGTCGACGACGCCGAGCCGGGCGCGGTCACCACGACCGTGTCCCGGCCCCGGCCGCACCGGGCACTGCTGTTCTTCCTGCTCAAGCGGGTGGCCATCACGGCCGGGCTGCTGCTGGGCGTCACGATCGTGACGTTCGGCCTGGTCACCGTGGTGCCCGGCGACCCGGTCACGGCCAACCTCTCCGACCAGGCGCTCAACGACCCCGCGACGGTGGCCGCGTTCCGCGAGAAGTGGGGCCTGGACCAGCCGCTGTACGTGCAGTACCTGCAGTACCTGGGCAACCTGTTCCAGGGCGACCTCGGCATCTCCCAGCAGACCGGCCGTACGGTGGCCGACGACCTGTTGCAGTACGTGCCGGCGACCATGGAACTGGCCATCCCCACCATGGTGCTGGCGCTGCTCATCGGCACCGGGATCGGCATGCTCGCCGCCGTCCGCAACGGTCGGGTCACCGACCAGCTGATCCGCGTCGGCGCGCTGCTCGGCCTGTCCACGCCGCCGTTCTGGCTGTCGCTCGTCGTGCTCTACGTCTTCTTCTACCAGCTCGGCCTGGCGCCCAGCGGCGGCCGGCTCTCGACCGACTTCAGCCCGCCGCCGACGGTGACGGGCATGTACACGGTCGACGCCGCCCTCGCCGGCCAGTGGGACGTCGCCTGGGACGCCGCCCAGCACCTGGTCCTGCCGGTGCTCGTGCTGACCAGCCTGACGGTGGCGATGCTGGTCCGGTTCGTCCGCTCGTCCATGCTGGAGGTGCTCCAGCAGGACTACATCCGGGCCGCGTACGCCAAGGGCCTGCCCGCCCGGGTGGTGTTCCGCCGGCACCTGCTGCGCGCCGGCCTGGTCCCGGTCATCACCGTCTCCGGTCTGGCCTTCGCCTCGCTGCTCTCCGGCACGGTGCTGGTGGAGAACATCTTCGGCTGGCCGGGCCTCGGCCAGTACGCGTACCGCAGCGCGACGGCGCTGGACCTGCCCGCGATCCTCGGCGTCAGCCTCTTCGTGGCGCTGGTCTACACGCTCGTCAACCTCACCGTCGACCTGCTGTACGGACTAATCGACCCGAGGATCCGCCTGTCATGA
- a CDS encoding ABC transporter ATP-binding protein — translation MAPLLEVDSLAVTLPGPTGPLPILHDVSFTVDEGEMVGIAGESGCGKSLTAQTLLGLLPAGAKVTGSARFAGTELLGLDTRRWQKVRGAGIAMVFQDPTAALHPMLTIGRQLTEHMQVHLGLDRRAADRRAVELLEQVRIPDPQRAVRAYPHQFSGGMRQRAAIAIALAARPRLLIADEPTTALDVTVQAGILALLDQLRAETGLAVAFITHDLGVLSALTTRGYVFYAGRVVETGPTGALLTAPRHPYTAALLGARPHGTQAVGTLRPIPGGPPAPGQAPPGCPFQPRCGFAEPSCGTAPPPLAPAGADRSVACVVRPHLEVAA, via the coding sequence ATGGCACCCCTGCTCGAGGTCGACTCCCTGGCCGTCACCCTGCCCGGCCCCACGGGGCCGCTGCCGATCCTGCACGACGTGTCGTTCACCGTCGACGAGGGCGAGATGGTCGGCATCGCCGGGGAGAGCGGGTGCGGCAAGAGCCTCACCGCGCAGACCCTGCTCGGGCTGCTGCCCGCCGGCGCCAAGGTCACCGGGTCGGCCCGCTTCGCCGGCACCGAACTGCTCGGCCTGGACACCAGGCGCTGGCAGAAGGTGCGCGGCGCCGGCATCGCGATGGTCTTCCAGGACCCCACCGCCGCGCTGCACCCGATGCTCACGATCGGCCGGCAGCTCACCGAACACATGCAGGTCCACCTGGGCCTGGACCGGCGGGCGGCCGACCGGCGGGCCGTGGAGCTGCTCGAGCAGGTCCGCATCCCCGACCCGCAGCGGGCGGTGCGGGCCTACCCGCACCAGTTCTCCGGCGGCATGCGGCAGCGGGCGGCCATCGCTATCGCCCTCGCCGCCCGCCCCCGGCTGCTGATCGCCGACGAGCCGACCACCGCGCTGGACGTGACGGTGCAGGCCGGCATCCTGGCGCTGCTGGACCAGCTGCGCGCCGAGACCGGGCTGGCCGTCGCCTTCATCACCCACGACCTCGGGGTGCTCAGCGCGCTCACCACCCGCGGGTACGTCTTCTACGCCGGGCGGGTGGTGGAGACCGGGCCCACCGGGGCGCTGCTCACCGCGCCGCGCCACCCGTACACGGCGGCGCTGCTCGGCGCCCGCCCGCACGGCACCCAGGCCGTCGGCACGCTGCGCCCCATCCCGGGCGGGCCGCCGGCGCCGGGACAGGCGCCGCCCGGGTGTCCGTTCCAGCCCCGGTGCGGGTTCGCCGAGCCGTCCTGCGGCACCGCGCCGCCCCCGCTCGCCCCCGCCGGCGCCGACCGGTCGGTGGCCTGCGTGGTCCGTCCGCACCTGGAGGTGGCGGCATGA
- a CDS encoding ABC transporter permease, translating into MTTLAPDPVAPDPKATGALARRRWPGRLRGRSTGRPIWRQPIAVAALVILGGWLLAALFAPLVAPYDPLAQSPDAYAPPSGTHWFGTDSLGRDVFSRVIHGARLSIPLALAIVSLALLIGGLLGLVAGYVGRFVDEALMRLTDLVFAFPQIILAMAVTAAFGPSTRNAVLALVIVSWPVYARVIRSAVLTMRGEDYLSAARLLGIGPMRALRRDVLPNSVGPAIVLATLELGNAVLLLSALSFLGLGPRPPAAEWGSMVALGSQDLSMWWVSVFPGLAILTVVMAFNVLGDALRDRIDPRYAKGR; encoded by the coding sequence ATGACCACACTCGCACCCGATCCCGTGGCGCCCGACCCGAAGGCGACCGGGGCGCTGGCCCGGCGCCGGTGGCCGGGTCGGCTGCGCGGTCGCTCGACCGGGCGGCCCATCTGGCGGCAGCCGATCGCCGTGGCGGCCCTGGTCATCCTCGGCGGGTGGCTGCTGGCCGCGCTGTTCGCCCCGCTCGTCGCGCCGTACGACCCGCTGGCGCAGAGCCCCGACGCCTACGCGCCGCCGTCCGGCACGCACTGGTTCGGCACCGACTCCCTCGGCCGGGACGTGTTCAGCCGGGTGATCCACGGCGCCCGCCTGTCGATCCCGCTCGCGCTCGCCATCGTCTCGCTCGCCCTGCTGATCGGCGGCCTGCTCGGCCTGGTCGCCGGCTACGTGGGCCGGTTCGTCGACGAGGCGCTGATGCGTCTGACGGACCTGGTCTTCGCGTTCCCGCAGATCATCCTGGCGATGGCGGTCACGGCCGCGTTCGGGCCCAGCACCCGCAACGCCGTCCTCGCGCTGGTCATCGTCTCCTGGCCGGTCTACGCCCGGGTCATCCGCAGCGCCGTGCTGACGATGCGCGGCGAGGACTACCTGAGCGCCGCCCGGCTGCTCGGCATCGGGCCGATGCGCGCGCTGCGCCGCGACGTCCTGCCCAACAGCGTGGGTCCGGCGATCGTGCTGGCCACCCTGGAGCTGGGCAACGCCGTGCTGCTGCTCTCCGCGCTGTCCTTCCTCGGCCTCGGCCCCCGCCCGCCGGCCGCCGAGTGGGGCTCGATGGTCGCGCTCGGCTCGCAGGACCTCTCCATGTGGTGGGTCAGCGTCTTCCCCGGTCTGGCCATCCTCACCGTGGTGATGGCCTTCAACGTGCTCGGCGACGCGCTGCGCGACCGGATCGACCCCCGCTACGCGAAGGGACGTTGA
- a CDS encoding dihydrodipicolinate synthase family protein — protein sequence MDRDSVDWFGYLPAVTTPFTATGELDLAAWRGQLDWLAAERLHGVIVGGTTGEWFSLSEHERAELFRTAAERVGDRLTVLGGCNAYTPAEAIRHAEAARDAGLHGILLTPPPYVVPTRAEVVAFYRAVSEAVDLPLCVYNWPRGTGVDLDADLLLELSALDTVVAVKNSTPDFGGFVRSLVALRHRVRYFGIPTNEVGIELMTTIGGDGLMGAGAVLGADHPDFFRALRAGDLDRARMLGARDRVIMEDWFGPDYGARFGNAQAIMKYALTLRGVPAGHVRAPLLPLTPAEQDRVRATMTQLDLLP from the coding sequence GTGGACCGTGACAGCGTCGACTGGTTCGGCTACCTGCCGGCCGTCACCACCCCGTTCACCGCCACGGGTGAGCTGGACCTCGCCGCCTGGCGCGGGCAACTGGACTGGCTCGCCGCCGAGCGGCTGCACGGGGTGATCGTCGGCGGGACCACCGGCGAGTGGTTCAGTCTCAGCGAACACGAACGGGCCGAGCTGTTCCGGACGGCCGCCGAGCGGGTCGGCGACCGGCTCACCGTCCTCGGCGGCTGCAACGCGTACACGCCGGCGGAGGCGATCCGGCACGCCGAGGCCGCCCGGGACGCCGGCCTGCACGGCATCCTGCTCACCCCGCCGCCGTACGTGGTGCCCACCCGGGCCGAGGTCGTGGCCTTCTACCGGGCCGTCTCCGAGGCGGTGGACCTGCCGCTCTGCGTCTACAACTGGCCGCGCGGCACGGGCGTCGACCTGGACGCTGACCTGCTGCTGGAGCTGAGCGCGCTGGACACCGTGGTGGCGGTCAAGAACTCCACTCCGGACTTCGGCGGCTTCGTCCGGAGCCTGGTGGCCCTGCGGCACCGGGTGCGCTACTTCGGCATCCCCACCAACGAGGTGGGCATCGAGCTGATGACCACGATCGGTGGCGACGGGCTGATGGGCGCCGGCGCCGTGCTCGGCGCCGACCACCCCGACTTCTTCCGCGCCCTGCGCGCCGGGGACCTTGACCGGGCCCGGATGCTCGGCGCCCGCGACCGGGTGATCATGGAGGACTGGTTCGGGCCCGACTACGGCGCCCGGTTCGGCAACGCGCAGGCGATCATGAAGTACGCGCTCACGCTGCGCGGCGTGCCGGCCGGCCACGTGCGCGCGCCGCTGCTCCCGCTGACCCCCGCCGAACAGGACCGCGTCCGGGCCACCATGACCCAGCTCGACCTGCTGCCGTGA